TGCAAAATGGTCAGGCGATTCCGGCCAGCTCCAGCCTCCCGCCCCAGCGGCGAAGCAGTTCGGCCCGGAGCAGTTCGTATTCGGGAAGCCGCAGGTCGGGGTCCTTCTCCGCAACGGCGAAGGCCTCCTTGCGGGCCTCTTCGAGAATGCGGCCGTCACGCAGGATGTTGGCGACGCGGAAATCGGGGATTCCCGCCTGGCGGGTACCGAGAAAATCACCCGGTCCGCGTATTTCAAGATCGGCCTCGGCAATTTTGAAGCCGTCGGTGGTAGATTCCATGACCCGCAGCCGCTTCTCGGCGTCCTCGGAGAGGCGCTCTCCGGCCATGAGAATGCAGCGCGACTTGGCGCTCCCCCGCCCCACCCTTCCCCGCAGTTGATGGAGCTGCGACAGGCCGAACCGCTCGGCATGCTCGATGACCATCACCGTGGCATTGGGCACGTCGATGCCAACCTCGATCACCGTGGTCGCCACAAGGATATCGATCTCGCCGGCCTTGAAAGAGCGCATCACCCCTTCCTTCTCCTCGGGCTTCATCCGGCCGTGGAGAATGCCGAGCCGCAGATTGGGAAAAATCTCGTTGGCCAGGTGTTCGGCCATCTGGGTGGCGGCTTTCAGGTCCGATTTTTCCGATTCCTCCACCAGGGGGTAGATGACGTAGGCCTGGCGCCCGTTGGCGATTTCATCGCGGATTATGCCGTAAACCTGATTGCGGCGCGACTCAAAGCATATCCGCGTTTCAATGGGGGTCCGCCCCGGCGGCAGCTCATCGATAACGGAGAGCGAAAGGTCGCCGAATACGGTCATTGCCAGGGTGCGGGGTATGGGCGTGGCGGTCATCACGAGGATGTCGGGGTTTTCCCCCTTCTTTTTCAGGAGCCCCCGCTGGATGACGCCGAAGCGGTGCTGCTCGTCCACGATGCCGAGACCGAGCCGATGGAAAATCACCTTCTCCTGGATCACCGCGTGGGTGCCGATAACGATCTGTGCCTCCCCCTGCGCCACCCGCTCCAGGGCCGCCTTCTTCTCCTTCCCCTTCAGGGACGCGGTTATGAGGACCGTGGACACGCCGATCTCGTCGCACCAGCGGTGGATATTCAGGTAGTGCTGCTCGGCGAGGATCTCGGTGGGGGCCATGATGGCCACCTGGTAGCCGTTCTCCACCGCCACAAGCGCCGCCATGAGCGCCACCAGGGTCTTGCCGCACCCCACATCGCCCTGAATCAGGCGGTGCATGGGATGCGGCGCCATCATCTCATCCTTGATCTCGGCAAGGACGCGGCGCTGGGCCCCGGTCAGCGAAAAGGGAAGCAGCTTGAGGAGCGGCTTGGTATAGAGATGGCTGACCGTGAAAGCAATGCCGGTCTCCAGCGTAACGCCCCGCCTCTTCAGGGCCAGGCCCAGTTCGAGGAAAAAAAATTCATCGAAAATCAGGGTGCGGTTGGCGGGGTCCTTCCCCTCCTCCAGCAGTTGCGGGTCGGCATCGCCATCGGGAAAGTGGACCCGGCGAAGCGCCTCGTTAAGGGGAAGAAGCCCCTGGCGCGCCGCCACATCGGGAGGGAGGACGCTCTCGACGCCTGGCGCATACTGGTCCACCACCTCTTTCATCACCTTCCGGAGGGTCTTCTGGTGAAGCCCTTCGGTAAGGGGATAAACCGGCACCACGCGCCCGAAACTGACGGGGTCCCGGGCCATGACAGCCTCAACGCTCTCCCCCTCGGCAAGCCATTCGACGTCCGGGTGATGCACCTCCCGCTGGAGGCCGAACTGGGAGACCAGCCCGGTAAATATCCCCCTTTTCCCTTCTTTCCAGCTTTTTTTCAGAAAGGCGGGGTTGAAGTTGAACCACTTGAAGGAAATGGTGCCGCTGCCATCGCGCACCACCACCTCGAAGAACCGACGCCCCCCCTTGGTGGTCACAACATTGGCGGCAATCACCTCGCCGGTAAAGACTGCGGTCACGCCGGGACGGAGCCCGGCAATGGAAACAATCCGGCGGCGGTCCTCATAGCGGTTGGGAAGCAGGTAGAGGGCGTCCTCCACCGAGGCAATCCCCTTTTTGGAGAGAATCTCCGCCAATTTAGGGCCTACTCCCTTGATAAACTTGATGGGAGTTTCCAGATTCTTGCGGGCAATGGACTTCTGCAGGCTGATTCCGACCGCGGGAGGGTCGGGGGAAATGTGGCGAGAGATGCGAATGGCGCCCGGAACGGGCTCGAGGTCAAGCAGATCGCCCGGACGGAGCCCCAACTCCGACAGGAGGTCATCGGGTATGATTATCTGACCGTTTTCGGCAAGCTTGACGAGCGGCATGACCCCTCACAGCGGATAGACGAAGGGCGAAGAGGTGGCTCCCCTTCGCCCCGTGAACGGCTTACTGACCGATGGCGTTCAGGTCCTTGAGGACCTCGTTCACATCGAGGCCATGGGCGCTGCATCCCTGTTCGAGGGATTCGTTCTGGGCTCCCATGCAGCCGATGCAGCCGAGATTGTACTTGCGCAGTACCTTGGCAACCTCGGGACTGGCCTGGAGGGCCTGGGCAAATGTCATATCCTTGGTGAATTGCTGGCTCATTGTGTTGACTCCTTTCAGTCGTCAGCGAGATAGCAACACTACCTCACATTCTCGCCAACTCGCTATCTTACAGGTATTTGATGTCGATAATCTCGTATTCCTTGACGGACCCCGACGGCACCTTGATCTTCACGCTGTCGTCGAGCTTGTGGCTGATGAGGGCCTTGCCGACCGGTGACGTGCAGGAGATTTTACCCAGCTTGATGTCGGCCTCCTCTTCGCCGACGATCTTGTAGGTTACCTCCTCCTCGGTCGCCGTGTCGTACAGGGTTACGGTAGCGCCGAAAACTACCTTGTCAGGCTTAAGGCCGGAGAGATCAACCACATGGGCCATGGCAAGCTTCCCCTGAAGCTCCTGGATCCGCCCTTCGATGAATGCCTGGCGGTTCTTGGCGGCATCGTACTCCGCGTTCTCCGAAAGGTCTCCGTGGCTGCGGGCCTCGGCAATATCCTGGATAACCCGGGGCCGCTCTTCACGAATCAGGCGCTTCAGCTCTTCCTGAAGCGATTCGTAACTCTCTTTGGTCATGGGTACTGAATAGGTCATCGTACTGACTACTCCTCTATGAAAATCGCGGGGCAGCCATTTGGCCGCCCCGTTGGTACACTCAGCAATTACGTTATGGAAAGATCCGGCTTTTCGACCTGCTTCACGAAAGATAGTCCTGCAGCGGCTTGACATCCATCTCGCCGTTGAGCATGACCACAATGCCGTCTGCCGCCGCATTAGCCCCGGCAACGGTGGTGTAGTACGCAACATTGTGCATGAGCGACTCGCGGCGGATAGAGAAGGAATCGGCCACGGCCTGGGCCCCCTGGGTGGTGTTGAACACCATGCAGATCTCTCCGCTCTTGATGGCGTCAACGATATGGGGCCTTCCTTCCGCCACCTTGTTGATCACCTCCACCGCAACCCCTTTCTCCTGGAGATAGGAGGCGGTACCGCGGGTGGCAACCAGTTTAAAACCGGCATTATAAAGTTTTTTCGCTGAATCGACAATAAGTTTCTTGTCGGCGTCATGGAGGCTGATGAAAACCTTTCCTGAACGGGGAAGTTTAACGTTGGCGCCGAGCTGGGCCTTGGCAAAGGCCGTGGCAAAGTCGGGACCTATCCCCATAACCTCGCCGGTGGACTTCATTTCGGGTCCGAGCAGCGTATCAACGCCGGGGAACTTGACGAAGGGGAAGACCGCCTCCTTGACCGACATATGCTTCGGCTCGATGTAACCGGTAACGCCGAGTTCCTTCAGGGTCTTGCCCGCCATGACCCGCGCCGCGATCTTGGCCAGGGAGCGTCCCGTGGCCTTTGATACGAAGGGAGCGGTCCGTGAAGCACGGGGGTTCACCTCGAGAATATAGATGGTCCCGTCCTTGATGGCGTACTGGACGTTCATGAGTCCCCTGACGTTCAGCTCCAGGGCCATGACGGTGGTCTGGCGACGGATCTCATTCACCAGCTCCTGGGAGATGGAATGGGGCGGCAGGCAGCAGGCCGAGTCGCCCGAATGGATGCCGGCCTCCTCGATGTGCTCCATGATCCCGCCGATTACCACGTCGGTCCCGTCGCAAAGGGCGTCCACATCGATCTCGATGGCCTTGTCCAGGAACTTGTCGATGAGGATCGGATGCTCCGGCGACGCCTGGACGGCGGTGGTCATGTAGCGGCGCAGGTTATCCACGTCGTAGACGATCTCCATGGCCCTGCCGCCGAGAACGTAGGAGGGGCGCACCACCACGGGGTAGCCGATACGGTTCGCCACCTCTTCCGCCTCCTCGAAGGAGCGGGCGGTGCCGTTCTCGGGCTGCAGCAGGTTCAGCTTGTGGAGCATCTCCTGGAAGCGCTCCCGGTCCTCGGCCCGGTCGATGGCGTCGGGTGAAGTGCCGATGATGGGAACCCCGGCTTTCTCCAGGGCCACGGCCAGCTTGAGAGGCGTCTGGCCACCGAACTGGACGATGACCCCTTGGGGCTTCTCCAGATCGACGATGGAGAGGACATCCTCATAGGTCAGGGGCTCGAAGTAGAGGCGGTCGGAGGTGTCGTAGTCGGTGGAGACCGTTTCCGGGTTGCAGTTGACCATGATGGTCTCGTAGCCGTCTTCGCCAAGGGCGAAAACCCCGTGGACGCAGCAGTAGTCGAACTCGATCCCCTGGCCGATCCGGTTGGGGCCGCCGCCGAGAATCATGATCTTCTTCCGGTCGGTCACCTCGGCCTCGCACTCCTCCTCGTAGGTTGAGTATAGGTAAGGGGTATAGGCAACAAACTCGGCAGCGCAGGTATCGACCCGCTTGAACACGGGCTTGACGCCGAGGGAGAGGCGCAGTTGGCGGATCTCCTCGTCGTTCTTTCCCCAGAAACGGCCGAGTATCTTGTCGGAGAAGCCGTACTGCTTGGCCTCGCGGACGATGGCAGCCAGGTTTTCCCTGGTTTCCGCCGCAACATCGACCATCCGCAGTTCCTTCTCCTTATCGATAATCTGCTTGATGTTGTGGAGGAACCAGGGATCGATGGCGGTGAGCTGGAAAATCTCTTCGATGCTCATGCCGCAGCGGAAAGCGTCACCCAGGTACCAGAGCCGCTCCCAGTTCGGTACCCGGAGCTTGTCCTGAACAAGCTGCTGCTCCTTGGCGGTGAGGGCCCGGCGGGTATCGCCATTGGTGAACAGCCGCGATTCGAACCCGGCCGAACCGATCTCCAGGGAGCGGAGCGCCTTCTGGAACGACTCCTTGAAGGTGCGGCCGATGGCCATGACCTCACCCACCGACTTCATCTGGGTGGTCAGGGTGCTGTCGGCAGCGGGGAATTTCTCAAAGGTGAAACGGGGAATCTTGGTCACCACGTAGTCGATGGTCGGCTCGAAGCAGGCCGGGGTCTCGCGGGTGATATCGTTGCGGATCTCGTCCAGGGTGTAACCGACGGCCAGCTTCGCCGCGATCTTGGCGATGGGGAAGCCGGTGGCCTTGGAGGCCAGGGCCGAGGAGCGGGAAACCCGCGGGTTCATCTCGATGACCACCAGGCGGCCGTTGCGCGGGTTGATGCCGAACTGGATATTGGAGCCGCCGGTGTCGACCCCGATCTCGCGGATGATCTTCAGAGCCGCATCCCGGAGAATCTGGTACTCCTTGTCGGTGAGGGTCTGGGCCGGAGCAACGGTGATGGAGTCTCCGGTGTGGACCCCCATGGGATCGAAGTTCTCGATGGAGCAGATGATCACCACGTTGTCGGCGGTGTCGCGCATCACCTCCAGTTCGTACTCCTTCCAGCCGATGACCGACTCCTCCACCAGAATCTCGTCGGTGGGAGAGGCATCAATCCCCCCCACGGCCATTTTCTCGTACTCTTCCATGTTGTAGGCGATGCCGCCGCCGGTCCCCCCCAGGGTGAAGGAGGGGCGGATGATGGCGGGAAAGCCCACCATCTTGATAACTTCCATCGCCTCGGCGTAGTTGTGGGCAAGGCCCGAGCGGGGGACCGACAGGCCGATCTTCTCCATGGCCTCCTTGAAGAGGGTCCGGTCCTCGGCCTTCTTGATGGCCGGCAGCTTGGCGCCAATGAGCTCCACCCCGAACTTCTCCAGGGTGCCGTTCTCGGCCACGGCCACGGCGGTGTTCAGGGCCGTCTGGCCGCCAAGGGTGGGGAGCACCGCATCGGGGCGTTCCTTTTCGATAATCTTGGCCAGCACCTCGGGGGTTACCGGCTCCACGTAGGTCCGGTCGGCAAAGTCGGGGTCGGTCATGATGGTAGCCGGGTTAGAGTTCAGCAGCACCACCTCGAACCCCTCCTCCTTCAGCGCCTTGCACGCCTGGGTGCCGGAGTAGTCGAACTCGCACGCCTGGCCGATTACGATTGGGCCGGCGCCGATGATGAGAACCTTTTTGATGTCTGTTCTTTTTGGCATTGCAACTCCTTGCTGATTGTATCGTCGTTAACGAAAAAATTATCCGCGAAATATGAAAAAAACCGCTCCGGCCAGGCAGCACCCGGCCCAGAGGTAGTCGAGCTTCAGGGGCTGGCCCATGTAGTAGACCGCAAAGGGGACAAAGACCGCAAGCGTTATGACCTCCTGCATGATCTTGAGCTGCCCCAGGCTGAAAGTGCCGTACCCCATCCGGTTAGCCGGAACCTGGATCAGGTACTCGAAGAAGGCTATCCCCCAGCTCACCGCCACGGCAATGTACCAGGGAGATGCCTTCAGGTTCTTCAGGTGCGCATACCAGGCGAAGGTCATGAACACATTGGAAAGCGCCAGCAAAACGATCGTTCTCATCCTAATCCTGCACCCAGCCGTTCTCCAGACCGTACTCCTCCAACGCTTCCACCGCTTCGCCGTACTCCTCGTCGGTAATCTTGCGGTGTATTCCCGGCGTTTCAACGGCCCGGTGGGCCGGGAAGAACTGGTTCATCAGGGCGATGTGGGTATCAGTGCCCAGATTCCCGGCAATCCAGGAAAGCGTCTCGCGGCTTCCCGCACCACCTTCCGGCAGCACCAGATGCCGGATGATGAGACCGCGCTCCGCAATTCCTTCATCATCGAGCTTCAAGTGTCCCACCTGGCGGAGCATTTCGGCAACCGCCCGGCGGTTCGCCTCCCTATAGCCGGGAGCCGACGAGAACCGGACCGCCGGTTCTTCCGCCGCGTACTTCATGTCCGGCAGGTAGATATCCACGACACCGTCCAGGAGCCGGAGGGCATCCTCCTTCTCGTAACCGCTGGAGTTCCAGACGATGGGGAGCCGGAACCCACGGGGTATAGCCAGCCGGAGCGCCGCCAGAATCTGCGGCAGGAAGTGGGTCGGGGTGACGAAGTTTATATTGTGCACCCCGCGCCGCTGGAGCCCGAGCATCCGTTCCGCCAGTTCCAGTGTGGTCAGGTCGGTCCCGTTCCCCTGCTGGCTGATGGGGAAGTTCTGGCAGAACCGGCAGTGAAGGCTGCACCAGGAGAGGAAAATCGTTCCCGACCCCTTTGTCCCCGAGATTGGCGGCTCTTCGCCATGGTGAACATTGGCCGAGGCAATTCGCGGCAGCCACCCCGCCCGGCACACGCCGGTCTCTCCGGCCAGCCGGTTCACGCGGCAGTCGTGGGGGCAGAGGTCGCAGGAGCGGAGCCGTGCATAGGCCTCCCTCACCCGCTCCAGCAATTCACCCGAATTATAAAGATCGATGTACCGCATGGTTCCGTAGAGGCAATCTTTGCGATCGCCGTCATCCGTGGGCGAATACAAGATTCGCCCCTAAGCTTTGTACCTCTCCATCAGTTCCACGAACCGCCCGAACAGATAATGGGAGTCGTGGGGACCGGGCGAAGCCTCGGGGTGGTGCTGTACCGAGAAGATGGGGAGTTCTTTGTGCTTCATCCCCTCAACGGTCTGGTCGTTCAGGTTCTCGTGGGCCAGCTCGCAGACATGACCCAGTGATTCGATATCCACCGAAAAGCCGTGGTTCTGGGCAGTTATTTCCACCTTCCGGGTATCCTGATCCATGACCGGCAGGTTGGAGCCATGGTTGCCGAACTTGAGCTTCATGGTCTTGCCACCCAGGGCAAGCCCCAGGAGCTGGTGGCCGAGACAGATGCCGAAGATGGGCTTCTTGCCCACAAACTTCCTGATGTTTTCGATGACGGCGGTCATGGGCTCCGGGTCGCCGGGGCCGTTGCTGAGGAAGATGCCGTCCGGGTTCATGGCCAGAGCCTCCTCCGCCGGGAAGGTGGCGGGGACAACCGTCACGTCGCAGCCGGCCGAGACGAGGCAGCGGAGAATGTTGTACTTGATGCCGAAATCGTAGGCCACAACCTTGTACTTCAGTTCTCCCGCCGTCGCAGCAGTGTACCCTTCCTCCAGGTCCCAGAGCTTCTCGGTCCAGTGATAGGGTTTGTCGCAGGTGACGCCGGAGGCAAGGTCGAGTCCGGCCATGCTCGGAATGGCCCGGGCCTTCTTCACGAGGCTTTCGTGGTCGAAATCAACGGTGGAGATGATCCCGTTCTGGGCTCCCTTGTCCCTCAAATGCCGGGTAAGCGCCCGGGTATCGAGCCCCTGGATGCCGACCACGCCGTTTTCTTTCAGATAGGCATCGAGGCTCATGGTGGCACGCCAGTTGGAATAGCAGTCGTGGTACTCCTTGACGATGAAACCCGAGAGGTAGAGCTGCTTGCTCTCGATGTCCTCCGGGTTGATGCCGGTGTTCCCCATCTGGGTGTAGGTCATGGTGACCATCTGCCCCTTGTAGGAAGGGTCGGTCAGGACCTCCTGGTAACCAGTCATGGCGGTATTGAATACCACCTCGCCGGAAGCCTCGCCGCCGGCACCGAATGACTTTCCTTCAAAGACGCGCCCATCGGCGAGCGCTAAAATTGCTCTCATGCTTTGATACTCCCGAATGATTTCAAATGCGAAAAAGCTTTAACCACGGAGGACACAGAGTTTACAGAGGGAAAATAATCGAAGACAGACCTGAATTGCCGCCCCAACTTCCAGCCTTTCCTCGGTGTCCTCTGTGGTTAGCTGATTTTCAGGCCTTTTTGTACACAACTTTGCCGGAAACGATGGTGTACGCCGCGGCGCCCTTCATTTCCCGCCCCAGGAAGGGGGAGTTCTTTGACTTGCTGGCAAGCTTGTCCGCCTCCACCGTCCAGACGGCATTCGGATCGATGACGGTAATGTCGGCAACCGATCCGGCTTTGAGCGTTCCACGATTAATACCCAGGATTTTTGCAGGGTTGCATGCCATTTTCTCCACCAGTACCGGAAGGGTCAGAACCCCTTCTTCCACCAGTCGAAGCGACAGC
The nucleotide sequence above comes from Geobacter benzoatilyticus. Encoded proteins:
- a CDS encoding DMT family protein; the encoded protein is MRTIVLLALSNVFMTFAWYAHLKNLKASPWYIAVAVSWGIAFFEYLIQVPANRMGYGTFSLGQLKIMQEVITLAVFVPFAVYYMGQPLKLDYLWAGCCLAGAVFFIFRG
- the recG gene encoding ATP-dependent DNA helicase RecG, whose protein sequence is MPLVKLAENGQIIIPDDLLSELGLRPGDLLDLEPVPGAIRISRHISPDPPAVGISLQKSIARKNLETPIKFIKGVGPKLAEILSKKGIASVEDALYLLPNRYEDRRRIVSIAGLRPGVTAVFTGEVIAANVVTTKGGRRFFEVVVRDGSGTISFKWFNFNPAFLKKSWKEGKRGIFTGLVSQFGLQREVHHPDVEWLAEGESVEAVMARDPVSFGRVVPVYPLTEGLHQKTLRKVMKEVVDQYAPGVESVLPPDVAARQGLLPLNEALRRVHFPDGDADPQLLEEGKDPANRTLIFDEFFFLELGLALKRRGVTLETGIAFTVSHLYTKPLLKLLPFSLTGAQRRVLAEIKDEMMAPHPMHRLIQGDVGCGKTLVALMAALVAVENGYQVAIMAPTEILAEQHYLNIHRWCDEIGVSTVLITASLKGKEKKAALERVAQGEAQIVIGTHAVIQEKVIFHRLGLGIVDEQHRFGVIQRGLLKKKGENPDILVMTATPIPRTLAMTVFGDLSLSVIDELPPGRTPIETRICFESRRNQVYGIIRDEIANGRQAYVIYPLVEESEKSDLKAATQMAEHLANEIFPNLRLGILHGRMKPEEKEGVMRSFKAGEIDILVATTVIEVGIDVPNATVMVIEHAERFGLSQLHQLRGRVGRGSAKSRCILMAGERLSEDAEKRLRVMESTTDGFKIAEADLEIRGPGDFLGTRQAGIPDFRVANILRDGRILEEARKEAFAVAEKDPDLRLPEYELLRAELLRRWGGRLELAGIA
- the carB gene encoding carbamoyl-phosphate synthase large subunit, producing the protein MPKRTDIKKVLIIGAGPIVIGQACEFDYSGTQACKALKEEGFEVVLLNSNPATIMTDPDFADRTYVEPVTPEVLAKIIEKERPDAVLPTLGGQTALNTAVAVAENGTLEKFGVELIGAKLPAIKKAEDRTLFKEAMEKIGLSVPRSGLAHNYAEAMEVIKMVGFPAIIRPSFTLGGTGGGIAYNMEEYEKMAVGGIDASPTDEILVEESVIGWKEYELEVMRDTADNVVIICSIENFDPMGVHTGDSITVAPAQTLTDKEYQILRDAALKIIREIGVDTGGSNIQFGINPRNGRLVVIEMNPRVSRSSALASKATGFPIAKIAAKLAVGYTLDEIRNDITRETPACFEPTIDYVVTKIPRFTFEKFPAADSTLTTQMKSVGEVMAIGRTFKESFQKALRSLEIGSAGFESRLFTNGDTRRALTAKEQQLVQDKLRVPNWERLWYLGDAFRCGMSIEEIFQLTAIDPWFLHNIKQIIDKEKELRMVDVAAETRENLAAIVREAKQYGFSDKILGRFWGKNDEEIRQLRLSLGVKPVFKRVDTCAAEFVAYTPYLYSTYEEECEAEVTDRKKIMILGGGPNRIGQGIEFDYCCVHGVFALGEDGYETIMVNCNPETVSTDYDTSDRLYFEPLTYEDVLSIVDLEKPQGVIVQFGGQTPLKLAVALEKAGVPIIGTSPDAIDRAEDRERFQEMLHKLNLLQPENGTARSFEEAEEVANRIGYPVVVRPSYVLGGRAMEIVYDVDNLRRYMTTAVQASPEHPILIDKFLDKAIEIDVDALCDGTDVVIGGIMEHIEEAGIHSGDSACCLPPHSISQELVNEIRRQTTVMALELNVRGLMNVQYAIKDGTIYILEVNPRASRTAPFVSKATGRSLAKIAARVMAGKTLKELGVTGYIEPKHMSVKEAVFPFVKFPGVDTLLGPEMKSTGEVMGIGPDFATAFAKAQLGANVKLPRSGKVFISLHDADKKLIVDSAKKLYNAGFKLVATRGTASYLQEKGVAVEVINKVAEGRPHIVDAIKSGEICMVFNTTQGAQAVADSFSIRRESLMHNVAYYTTVAGANAAADGIVVMLNGEMDVKPLQDYLS
- a CDS encoding radical SAM protein, with protein sequence MRYIDLYNSGELLERVREAYARLRSCDLCPHDCRVNRLAGETGVCRAGWLPRIASANVHHGEEPPISGTKGSGTIFLSWCSLHCRFCQNFPISQQGNGTDLTTLELAERMLGLQRRGVHNINFVTPTHFLPQILAALRLAIPRGFRLPIVWNSSGYEKEDALRLLDGVVDIYLPDMKYAAEEPAVRFSSAPGYREANRRAVAEMLRQVGHLKLDDEGIAERGLIIRHLVLPEGGAGSRETLSWIAGNLGTDTHIALMNQFFPAHRAVETPGIHRKITDEEYGEAVEALEEYGLENGWVQD
- the carA gene encoding glutamine-hydrolyzing carbamoyl-phosphate synthase small subunit, with the translated sequence MRAILALADGRVFEGKSFGAGGEASGEVVFNTAMTGYQEVLTDPSYKGQMVTMTYTQMGNTGINPEDIESKQLYLSGFIVKEYHDCYSNWRATMSLDAYLKENGVVGIQGLDTRALTRHLRDKGAQNGIISTVDFDHESLVKKARAIPSMAGLDLASGVTCDKPYHWTEKLWDLEEGYTAATAGELKYKVVAYDFGIKYNILRCLVSAGCDVTVVPATFPAEEALAMNPDGIFLSNGPGDPEPMTAVIENIRKFVGKKPIFGICLGHQLLGLALGGKTMKLKFGNHGSNLPVMDQDTRKVEITAQNHGFSVDIESLGHVCELAHENLNDQTVEGMKHKELPIFSVQHHPEASPGPHDSHYLFGRFVELMERYKA
- a CDS encoding DUF1858 domain-containing protein translates to MSQQFTKDMTFAQALQASPEVAKVLRKYNLGCIGCMGAQNESLEQGCSAHGLDVNEVLKDLNAIGQ
- the greA gene encoding transcription elongation factor GreA, with product MTYSVPMTKESYESLQEELKRLIREERPRVIQDIAEARSHGDLSENAEYDAAKNRQAFIEGRIQELQGKLAMAHVVDLSGLKPDKVVFGATVTLYDTATEEEVTYKIVGEEEADIKLGKISCTSPVGKALISHKLDDSVKIKVPSGSVKEYEIIDIKYL